From the Fulvia fulva chromosome 2, complete sequence genome, one window contains:
- a CDS encoding COP9 signalosome complex subunit 5 translates to MAPQHASETDGAAKLVDSQRDALYKYDAESQKKINAAKPWRSDPHYFKYVRISAVALVKMVMHARSGGDIEVMGLMVGYVEHETFIVTDALRLPVEGTETRVNAQDEANEYVVQFLEKSRAAGQLENAVGWYHSHPGYGCWLSGIDVTTQHTQQSFSDPFLAVVIDPHRTVSSGKVEIGAFRTYPEGYKPEGQESAGEGMAAVPMAKAQDFGAHANRYYSLEVSHFKSTLDSKLLEALWNKYWVQTLSSSPLDTNHDYVTKQIEDLAAKTKLVQEGVKQRSAGMPLAPPRKGKAGEEQMAKVVKAAEKIASEEKIGLMAAMVKEKVFADGAAQVAEAANTVENGADTQMKEA, encoded by the exons ATGGCTCCACAGCACGCATCAG AAACAGATGGCGCTGCTAAGCTAGTCGACTCGCAACGCGATGCCCTCTACAAATACGATGCCGAGTCGCAGAAGAAGATCAACGCCGCGAAGCCGTGGCGATCAGATCCACACTACTTCAAGTATGTGCGCATATCAGCAGTCGCTCTGGTGAAGATGGTCATGCACGCGCGGTCTGGAGGCGACATCGAGGTCATGGGCTTGATGGTGGGCTACGTCGAGCACGAGACATTCATCGTCACAGATGCGCTTCGGCTACCAGTCGAAGGCACAGAAACCCGAGTCAACGCACAGGACGAGGCAAACGAGTACGTGGTGCAGTTCTTGGAAAAGTCAAGAGCGGCAGGTCAATTGGAGAACGCGGTGGGTTGGTACCACAGTCATCCTGGATACGGCTGCTGGCTCTCTGGCATCGATGTGACAACACAACACACACAGCAATCCTTCTCGGACCCTTTCCTGGCCGTCGTGATCGACCCGCACCGGACTGTAAGCTCTGGCAAAGTGGAGATTGGCGCGTTCAGGACATACCCAGAAGGCTACAAGCCGGAAGGCCAGGAGTCAGCAGGAGAAGGCATGGCCGCAGTACCCATGGCCAAGGCGCAGGACTTTGGAGCACACGCCAACCGGTACTACTCTCTCGAGGTATCGCACTTCAAGTCCACCCTAGACAGCAAGTTGCTTGAGGCATTGTGGAACAAGTACTGGGTCCAGACACTCTCATCATCGCCGCTCGACACCAACCACGACTACGTGACCAAGCAAATCGAGGATCTAGCAGCCAAGACGAAGCTGGTGCAGGAAGGCGTGAAGCAGCGATCGGCCGGTATGCCGCTTGCACCACCGCGAAAGGGCAAGGCTGGTGAGGAGCAGATGGCGAAGGTCGTCAAGGCGGCAGAAAAGATTGCAAGCGAGGAGAAGATTGGCCTTATGGCAGCCATGGTGAAGGAGAAGGTGTTTGCCGATGGCGCTGCCCAGGTAGCAGAGGCCGCGAACACGGTTGAGAATGGTGCCGACACTCAGATGAAGGAGGCATGA
- a CDS encoding DNA polymerase delta catalytic subunit, whose amino-acid sequence MHQIHTPNTMPGVLTQSPAKVPSKRVLQDTTRSRQHQQASPQKKRKLEDSKPAFRQPGKRGPNGIGSSQPKSQFEEEVLEKLTQNLGSLKENNAEKDQQWSRPSLDGFNEKTDTVSFQAIDAEEGTLHGGKATVKLFGVTEAGQSVLLHVTDFLHYLYVAAPIAFTKNDCEPYKLFLESSMAQHSAAIQSVQMVPRENLFGFQGNQKSPYLKITVTDPKFINKLRTTIQSGNANYKGMWKVAEGGILTFDNIQYVLRFMIDTGVAGMSWVSTHGGKYHMIPDRDRQSTCQIEAHCHYRDLIAHPVDGEWQKMAPLRVLSFDIECAGRKGVFPEANVDPVIQIANVVTRYGEEKPFVRNVFCMDTCSLIVNTQIFEFGAEEKMLMAWRDFVEEVDPDVIIGYNISNFDFPYLLDRAAFLKVGRFPFLTRLRNMKSMARDTNFSSKQMGNRDTKATNTNGRLQLDLLQLIQRDYQLRSYTLNSVSAHFLNEQKEDVHHTMITELYNGTPESRRRLAVYCLKDAYLPQRLMDKLMCLINYTEMARVTGVPFNFLLSKGQQIKFISQLFRKALEQQLVVPDLKSEGSDEQYEGATVIEPTRGYYDVPVATLDFASLYPSIIQAHNLCYTTLLNKNAVEKMQLKKDDDYIVTPNGDLFATTKVRKGLLSQILEELLGARKRAKKELAVETDPFKKAVLNGRQLALKISANSVYGLTGATVGKLPCLAIASSTTSYGRQMIEKTKEEVEGKYTIANGYSHDAQVIYGDTDSVMVKFGPNDLAKAMELGQEAADYVSSKFIKPIKLEFEKVYFPYLLINKKRYAGLYWTKPDNYDKMDTKGIETVRRDNCRLVQNVIETSLKMLLIDQDVQGAQDYVKETIAELLQNRVDMSNLVITKALTKSDYANKQAHTELAERMRKRDAGSAPALGDRVAYVMVKGAAGSKGYEKSEDPMFVLEHNLPIDTKYYLDNQLAKPLGRIFEPILGEKKAGQLLTGEHTRAISVAAPTMGGLMKFAKKTETCLGCKKPLASKEEQGGAVGEECRPRFAELYQRSLSKVAELEVRFNRLWTQCQRCQGSMHNEVICSSRDCPIFYMRMKAKKDVEDAGKEIDRFDRDATLW is encoded by the exons ATGCACCAGATACATACACCCAACACAATGCCTGGAGTGCTAACACAATCGCCTGCAAAGGTGCCCAGCAAACGCGTGCTGCAGGATACCACACGTTCCAGGCAACACCAACAGGCCTCGCCACAGAAGAAACGCAAGCTCGAGGACTCGAAACCAGCCTTCAGACAACCAGGCAAGAGAGGCCCGAATGGCATTGGGTCTAGTCAGCCCAAGAGCCAGTTCGAAGAGGAGGTCCTAGAGAAGCTCACCCAGAATCTCGGGTCGTTGAAGGAGAACAATGCAGAGAAAGATCAGCAGTGGTCACGGCCGAGTCTCGACGGCTTCAATGAGAAGACAGACACCGTCTCCTTCCAAGCAATCGATGCTGAAGAAGGCACATTACATGGTGGCAAGGCGACTGTCAAACTGTTTGGTGTGACGGAAGCTGGGCAGTCGGTACTGCTGCACGTTACAGACTTTCTACACTATCTTTACGTCGCGGCACCCATTGCATTCACCAAGAATGATTGCGAACCATACAAGCTCTTCCTGGAATCCAGCATGGCACAACACTCCGCAGCCATTCAGTCTGTCCAGATGGTCCCTCGCGAGAACCTCTTCGGCTTTCAGGGCAATCAAAAGAGTCCGTACTTGAAGATCACCGTGACAGATCCAAAGTTCATCAACAAGTTGCGGACCACCATACAAAGCGGCAACGCCAACTACAAGGGGATGTGGAAGGTCGCCGAGGGCGGGATCCTGACCTTCGACAACATTCAGTATGTGCTCAGGTTCATGATCGATACGGGTGTGGCGGGCATGTCCTGGGTGTCAACTCACGGTGGCAAGTATCATATGATCCCCGATCGCGATCGTCAGTCAACTTGCCAGATTGAAGCGCACTGTCACTACCGAGACCTCATTGCACATCCTGTTGACGGCGAATGGCAGAAGATGGCCCCTCTGCGTGTGCTCAGCTTCGACATCGAATGTGCTGGCCGCAAAGGTGTATTCCCAGAAGCAAATGTCGATCCAGTCATCCAGATCGCGAACGTCGTCACTAGATATGGTGAAGAAAAGCCTTTCGTGAGGAACGTCTTCTGCATGGATACGTGCAGTCTGATCGTCAACACACAAATTTTCGAGTTTGGCGCagaagagaagatgctcaTGGCATGGCGAGACTTTGTCGAAGAGGTGGATCCTGATGTGATCATCGGATACAACATCTCGAACTTCGACTTCCCGTATCTCCTGGATCGTGCTGCGTTTCTCAAAGTCGGCAGATTCCCATTTTTGACTCGCCTCAGAAACATGAAGTCGATGGCCAGAGACACCAACTTTTCCAGCAAGCAGATGGGCAACCGCGACACGAAAGCCACCAACACGAATGGACGACTACAACTGGATCTTCTCCAGCTGATTCAGCGAGACTACCAGCTGCGAAGTTATACTCTTAATTCTGTATCTGCACACTTCTTGAACGAGCAGAAGGAAGACGTACATCACACCATGATTACGGAGCTGTACAACGGCACACCCGAATCCCGTCGAAGACTGGCCGTGTACTGTCTAAAGGACGCGTATCTGCCTCAACGTCTAATGGACAAGCTCATGTGTCTGATCAATTACACTGAGATGGCAAGGGTCACGGGCGTGCCATTCAACTTTTTGCTTTCGAAAGGTCAGCAAATCAAGTTCATCAGCCAACTTTTCAGAAAAGCGCTCGAACAGCAATTGGTGGTCCCTGACCTGAAGAGTGAAGGCAGCGACGAGCAGTATGAAGGTGCTACAGTCATTGAGCCTACCAGAGGATATTACGATGTCCCAGTCGCGACCCTGGATTTCGCATCGCTGTATCCCAGTATCATCCAGGCCCACAACctttgctatactactctgCTCAACAAAAACGCGGTCGAGAAAATGCAGCTCAAGAAGGATGATGATTACATTGTCACTCCCAATGGAGACCTCTTTGCGACGACCAAAGTTCGGAAGGGGCTGCTATCTCAAATTCTCGAGGAACTCCTGGGCGCGCGAAAACGTGCCAAAAAGGAGCTCGCTGTTGAGACTGATCCCTTCAAGAAGGCCGTGCTGAACGGTCGTCAACTGGCATTAAAGATAAGCGCAAACTCTGTTTACGGTCTGACAGGTGCGACGGTCGGTAAATTGCCCTGTCTGGCCATTGCCAGTAGCACTACATCCTATGGCCGTCAAATGATCGAAAAGACCAAGGAAGAAGTCGAGGGCAAGTACACAATAGCAAACGGCTACAGCCATGATGCCCAAGTCATCTATGGTGACACTGACTCCGTCATGGTCAAGTTCGGGCCCAACGACCTGGCAAAGGCTATGGAGCTCGGGCAAGAAGCCGCTGACTACGTCTCGAGCAAGTTCATCAAGCCCATCAAGCTCGAGTTCGAGAAGGTGTACTTTCCGTACTTGCTGATCAACAAGAAGCGATATGCCGGGCTGTACTGGACCAAGCCCGACAATTATGATAAGATGGATACCAAGGGTATCGAGACTGTGCGCCGAGACAACTGCCGGCTTGTGCAGAATGTCATCGAGACAAGCCTCAAGATGCTGCTCATTGACCAGGACGTACAAGGAGCTCAAGA CTATGTCAAGGAAACCATTGCAGAGCTGCTCCAAAATAGAGTCGACATGTCCAACCTCGTGATCACGAAAGCCCTGACCAAGTCGGATTACGCCAACAAACAGGCACATACTGAACTTGCCGAGCGTATGCGCAAGCGTGATGCGGGATCTGCGCCGGCACTCGGCGATCGCGTGGCCTATGTGATGGTGAAGGGTGCAGCAGGGTCCAAGGGCTATGAGAAGTCCGAAGATCCCATGTTCGTGCTCGAACACAACCTTCCCATTGACACCAAGTACTATCTGGACAACCAGCTGGCCAAACCACTGGGCCGGATCTTTGAGCCGATCCTTGGCGAGAAGAAAGCCGGACAATTATTGACGGGCGAACACACGCGTGCTATATCTGTCGCGGCGCCCACGATGGGTGGGCTGATGAAGTTCGCCAAGAAGACAGAAACCTGTCTCGGCTGCAAAAAGCCACTTGCCTCGAAAGAGGAACAGGGCGGCGCGGTCGGTGAAGAGTGCAGACCCAGGTTTGCTGAGCTTTATCAGAGATCGCTGAGCAAAGTGGCTGAGCTGGAGGTCCGCTTCAACCGACTATGGACTCAGTGTCAACGCTGCCAAGGCAGCATGCACAACGAAGTGATCTGTTCCAGCAGGGACTGTCCAATCTTCTACATGAGGATGAAGGCGAAGAAGGACGTCGAAGACGCAGGCAAAGAGATTGACCGCTTTGATCGGGACGCCACATTATGGTAG
- a CDS encoding Pyriculol/pyriculariol biosynthesis cluster transcription factor 1: MAEVMQPQAVHTPLMDSKPKMGQQSPTTPTSASASVNSSQNNASRRPPRKSTLTQQQKNQKRQRATQDQLMTLEVEFNKNPTPTALVRERIASEINMTERSVQIWFQNRRAKIKNIAKRSIESGEDCDSIPESMRQYLAMQAYGPGKGLPATMLGRGGPGFGPYGGGTLCLNTDTTSGKVVIQHFHCRSLSIGTWRRVGQSTMDLVIFYSPDKACVTYYINNDSAGYKIEYPFAWIKNITLEQGDVLAPAEGASQRSGGLVIELTRPPKFYMDSSGSGGFYECGDFTEDQQASQVLVHQLGGPSKVLSGQLAKLVSLEAYQNRHNMMFDPSQFAVSAPVSPIGHRPASQPNHMMHPHTGMSLYSPQDMGAGLMGPPGPRGHKRQRSRSVPTAVDFNMLRQGPMPSFLIQHEGQPPQAPMQDPNIFAPIPHHGAPDGFVPGPAGPHLSIDTSQGFNMGLQFNGSLSATTANSPSEYGTPGFFTAGPSADGMQQPHFSLNNGYLAVDAGNMIGTSNTPLSAVSSHGDPVIADHSPPLNGMGRSQSIDILGTPGESSQLGSDEGLYLSDAFNKQIALPFRSPMSEQAFHSPMPDGMFNFQSPQPGSESQDHMNGAPQMNFPSPQHAQDGTAYNSPQHSGQSHQDSGVDFSTPPHDQTAMFSGQQDNTMLYQDSKMYSSPGQMQQIPDDQQFYHHNSGNGYDMQAQQMFGFVDPHTLGQQQ, translated from the exons ATGGCCGAAGTCATGCAGCCTCAGGCTGTACACACCCCACTCATGGACTCGAAGCCCAAGATGGGACAACAATCGCCCACCACACCCACCAGCGCCAGTGCAAGCGTCAATTCGAGTCAGAATAACGCCTCGCGTCGGCCGCCCAGGAAGAGCACTCTCACCCAACAGCAGAAGAACCAGAAGCGTCAACGAGCCACTCAGGACCAGCTCATGACTTTGGAGGTGGAGTTCAACAAGAACCCGACGCCTACCGCCCTTGTGAGAGAGCGGATAGCGTCAGAGATCAACATGACGGAGCGATCGGTACAGATCTGGTTCCAAAACAG ACGCGCGAAGATAAAGAACATCGCCAAGCGAAGCATCGAGAGCGGCGAAGACTGCGACAGCATCCCCGAATCGATGCGTCAGTATCTGGCAATGCAGGCATATGGACCAGGCAAAGGGCTCCCCGCTACCATGCTCGGTCGAGGTGGCCCTGGCTTTGGTCCATACGGCGGTGGCACTCTTTGCCTCAACACCGACACAACGTCTGGCAAAGTCGTCATTCAGCACTTCCACTGCCGGTCACTATCAATCGGTACATGGCGCCGCGTTGGGCAGAGCACGATGGATCTGGTCATCTTCTATTCTCCCGACAAGGCATGCGTCACATACTACATCAACAACGACTCTGCGGGCTACAAGATCGAATATCCTTTTGCATGGATCAAGAACATCACACTCGAGCAGGGCGATGTGCTGGCACCGGCCGAGGGCGCCTCACAGCGATCAGGTGGTCTAGTCATTGAGTTGACTCGTCCCCCAAAGTTCTACATGGACAGCTCTGGGAGCGGTGGCTTCTACGAGTGCGGTGACTTCACAGAGGACCAGCAAGCTAGCCAGGTCCTCGTCCATCAGTTGGGTGGTCCTTCCAAGGTGCTGAGCGGCCAATTGGCCAAGCTCGTATCTCTTGAGGCATACCAGAACCGACACAACATGATGTTCGACCCAAGCCAGTTTGCAGTATCCGCTCCAGTTTCACCGATCGGCCATAGGCCTGCCAGCCAACCGAACCACATGATGCATCCTCACACTGGCATGTCTCTCTATTCACCACAGGACATGGGAGCAGGCTTGATGGGTCCTCCAGGCCCTCGAGGACACAAGCGACAACGTAGCCGATCCGTTCCAACTGCGGTCGATTTCAACATGCTGCGACAGGGACCAATGCCATCCTTCCTCATCCAGCACGAAGGTCAACCTCCACAAGCGCCAATGCAAGATCCGAACATCTTCGCTCCGATTCCACATCATGGTGCTCCCGACGGCTTCGTTCCTGGTCCCGCTGGCCCACATCTTAGCATCGATACTTCGCAGGGCTTCAACATGGGTCTGCAATTCAACGGCTCCTTATCAGCCACCACGGCCAATTCGCCTAGCGAGTATGGCACGCCTGGATTCTTCACTGCAGGTCCTTCAGCGGATGGTATGCAACAGCCACATTTCAGTCTCAACAATGGCTACCTGGCTGTTGACGCTGGTAACATGATTGGCACGAGCAACACACCTCTGTCCGCGGTCTCGAGTCACGGAGATCCTGTCATTGCTGATCACTCACCACCACTCAATGGTATGGGCCGTAGCCAAAGCATCGACATTCTCGGCACACCTGGTGAAAGCTCGCAGCTCGGCAGTGACGAAGGCCTGTATCTGTCAGATGCCTTCAACAAGCAGATCGCGCTGCCATTCAGAAGCCCGATGTCCGAGCAGGCGTTCCACTCTCCGATGCCAGACGGCATGTTCAACTTCCAATCTCCTCAGCCTGGATCGGAGTCGCAGGATCACATGAACGGCGCGCCGCAGATGAACTTTCCAAGCCCGCAGCATGCTCAGGACGGCACTGCCTACAACTCACCGCAGCACTCCGGCCAGAGCCATCAGGACAGTGGCGTCGACTTCTCGACGCCGCCTCACGATCAGACTGCCATGTTCAGCGGCCAACAGGATAACACGATGCTGTACCAGGACTCGAAGATGTACTCAAGCCCTGGTCAGATGCAACAGATACCCGACGATCAGCAATTCTACCACCACAACTCTGGCAACGGATACGACATGCAAGCGCAACAGATGTTCGGCTTCGTCGATCCTCACACTCTTGGACAGCAGCAGTAG